The segment TGATACTACTTCAATTGGGGTCAATCAACAATCTGACCAATTACATCTGAAACATAAAAGCTATGAGTTATAatccataaaaacaaaaacgcGTATTAGCAAGAAATCACTAAGTTAGATAACTTACCAACCAAATAGTCCGTAGAGAGTGTACCATCTAGAATGTCCATGTAGTTGACTGGTTCAAAACCGGTTAGGGCTTCGGGCAAATCGTCACAACTTTTCACACGTGTTATCCACAGAAAACCAATTATGTATGGATGTATGGTTGTCCGGTATGAACCGTAAGAGGGGTTGAGTGAAAAGTTTAGGAGAATCTTTGAACTTCCTTGTGTCAGGAATGAATCAAATTGATGAGCCAGATCTTTTTTCACAGAAGTGTTAATCTTAACACcctataaaaaatcaaataataaactTTAAGACAATGACACATGAAGCCAACACAATGTTAATAACATGAAAATTATAGGATTCTTACGTTAGAATCGATTAGCACCATCTCAATGGTTAAGCCACCTGCTGCAGAATACTGCTTCCACAAACTTATGATCTTGACCCTTATCTTCCACATAGTCTTGAACGGTTTTAAATCAGAGACAGCAGTTATAGCAGCCATCGTAGAAGAATGAGGGAAGAGTAGTTAGGTTTTGTGTGATTGAGATGAGTAACAATGGTTGGGGACATGTGTTTTATATAAGTTCCAAACCCTAATGCTTCTAACTTAGTTTCACCGTTAAAATCTTATtgattatcaaatatttttgcCTTGGCCAGCACaataagatttaattatattgaCATAAAGTGGTTCTCTACATTGATTATGATATATTCTTTGCCTTGCGCAAAAATTTCTTAATTGGTTATCTATATTGATTTCAATTAACTTTCCAATTCAGAAccgatcggttcggttcggttaacCAAAAACCATAAGTTCCATACCGAAGTAATAACTTTCATGTAGGCAGAGAACAGTTCTCTGGACACTCTTGACGTACAGGTCTTTCTTCTCACCAGGAACGAAGTTGGGACCCATAATCTTGACCTTCGTACCATTAGAGACCTTACCAGAAAAGACTCGACCAATTTGGACTGCAAATATTCATAAAATTCCTTCTCACCAAACTTCATCTGGACACCAAGCTTCTGTAACATAGGCCACAACTTGTCTTTCTGGTCGTTCATGCAAGTGGCAAtaattttacttctttttttctaCGTGACTCTCATGATGAACTGGACAAACACACGCTTGCAAAAAACTGTAAAACAGAAGAAAATAATGGACTCTTCTATCTCCTCTTTTCTTATCTCATCTCCTTTGTAACCATGTGAAAAACAAAGTACGTCAAAGATGGAGAATTGAGATTGATTGGCTTCTCTCTGTGACAGAGTACGTCAATGGAGaagtgagaagaagaaagtaATAGTTTCGATCACAGTTTGTGATGACAGTGTCATACTGATCATCGAGGGGACCTTCATACAAGTTCTCAATACGGTACCTCTGAGCAGTGTGGGGGAGACGGAAGGTGGAAGATCATCATGTCAAGTAGTGCAGTACTTGCAGGGAGCCATGTCTGCATGACACGCTTCATCAAAGGTTTACCCATGAGCTTCTTCTCATCAGACTTCATCTAGATATGGTGGATTCTGTAACATAGGCTACAACTTGTCTTTCTGCTCGTTCATGCAAGTGACAATAATTTGCTTGTTGGGTTCATAACAGAAATTCGCAAACCCGCACTTGCAAGTACCAGTAACGATGATACATACACAAGTCACAGAAACAGCTCTTGTCCAATTCACGTGAAAAATCAGAAGCAAAAGGTTTTTTCCAattcagataaaaaaaatcaaaaaaaagaaatatattagcCAGAATTCATCTCCAGCCGACACATGGCAATACTTGTGTGAAAGCATTTACTCCAGTGCatccttttaatatatatataagggattttcTAATAGCGAAAATGGACAAAGATCTTGAAAATCTACAACTGATATAAATTGTCCATAATTGGTAGGCTAGTGGATACCTAAATATATTGAAACACATTGAGGAAAAAACATTTGGAGgaataatttcttttttaaacgtactatacagtttttttttgaagtttgataGTTCAAATGTAAACTAACAGAATAAAGAGCAAAGAAAGTACAATGAGATCAATATAATATTGAGTGTTTCAGAAAAAAAGATCAATATTGAGTCCCAAATCAATACGCAATTAAGCAAACATAATTAATATGGTACTGCACGTAGTGGATGGAGATGAGTTTTTAGTATTTCATCTAATATATCTCTGACTCTGATTATGCAGGATAAAATTCACTAAAAGATGTGATCGAGACGTTACAATGCTAGTTGCAAATTCGCTGAGGAGAAaataatatctaaattttattgaatgaTTTACTTCTTTATCATTTAACAAATAAATGTTATTGGTCTAAATCTAATCATCATGTATGACATTGATATTAACTCACGAAAGCAGACAATGGAGAGATTATAGTTTCAATTAACCTACTGAAAAATTCAATtagatttatcaaaaaaaaaaaaaaaaattcaattagtTTAGCTAGCGTGAGTTCGTCATGCATGATTTTTTTCAGTTAACCCAAAGTAAAACTATCTTCAAATGATCAATTGAATTGCATGTGTTCCACTTTTGTTCTGCCTAATTTAGatattaattgattttttttctacgCGAGCCTAACTCGTTTATTTCGTCTGAAATCGCAACCCTTCGAAATTGACCACTCCACTAAAAGAGTCTGAAAaagtcaaatatttttcttagaagacctaatttttcaaaaacttgTTCGTTGACATATGCATCATTCTCTCGTGTATAAATACCATTCACGCCATTCATTACTCTTCatccaaatatattaatacacATACAAACACACGCAACACATCTTCcgataaaaaaaactttgtttacttttttttatctagCTCCTTTGATTCTTGAAAGTCGACGACAAAATAAGAAGAATGAATACATTCAAGATATCTTATTTCGTTGTGGTACTCATAATGGTCATGGCCATTGCTATAACACTTAGCGAACCGCTAAGGGTTGAGGCGAACCACCGAAACAGATATGGTCAGTTGATAGCCGCTACACGAGGGAAAAAAGGTGGGAACCGTACAAGTGCGATGACGTGTGATAAAAGCCCTAAAGTATGTCGTCTCAAAGGCAGTCCAGGTCGTGATTGTTGTCGTAAGAGGTGTGTCAACTTAAGGACCAACAAACTGAACTGCGGAAGATGTGGAAAAAGCTGTCAATACTCAGAAATTTGTTGCAATGGATACTGTGTAAACCCGATGTTTGATAAGAGACATTGTGGAGGTTGCTTTAAGAAGTGCAACAAAGGGAGATCGTGTGCATATGGGATGTGCAGCTATGCTTGAAGAAACAATGTGGGTATAATGGTTACAGAGAAAGGGAAGTTTAATTTGTTGGTTTAGATTGGTTTAGTTACATTCATATTACAATCTTAAATagggtgtttttcaaaaccaacccatatttttaagtcaaatccaaaaccaacccctttttttttgttcatactattcatcaataaaatttccatactatccttatgtttttgaattattcacaaaattgccatttttatttgtttttttattaatttcgaaattaacaaaaaaccaaatacaccctaaccatttcttcttatttacaaaaatgccatcatcatctatttttccaaccaccatgaaccaccatttttgagctctaaagctctagaattcaattttcaaccactttttttctcattctaacccaaaaaacttcatttcctctcatttcctctacatttccatctaaaaaactctcataactatcattttcataatcacaaacttcatattttcgagtttcttcattagtgaatcgttaaagatgcttctttttgctcatatttggagtttggacggttgaaaaggttggaaacgagctttacacatgaaaaaggtaactatttacatggttttcgttcttttttcagatctgtgtcgcgacggtagactgttttgtatgtctacgcctccgtggagacttacgatgcagtctatttgtcaacgcacgggttagttttgcaattgaccagacaaattttttttctaacgcagacttccccagtagtctccgtctttacctttaacaacaaaaataaaactttcggtagacttactaagacgtctacctaaaagaggttagtttttcatttgaccaaacttttgacttttcaaaatagacttcaacggaaCTCTACAGAATGTAGACTGCCACCGAAGTCTataaaaggtcagttttgcatttgaccaaaactttgacttcgtggaataggttagttttgtgtttgaccaaaaagtttaaaaagcaatcaaaaatttattaaattgtagacttcatatgcagtcttcttatcttaaaaaaaaaatgtagactgcgtataaagtctacttttttattttggtcaaatgcaaaaccaacccgtcggatttgagagtagacttcacaagaagtctacacacccgtagacgttcatttcaatctactgatttgaagtcaaacttggtcaattgcaaaactaacctctttcaaaaaaattcaaacatgtagactgcatatgaagtctagttctgaaagtcaaatcttggatgaattctggtcaattacaaaaagtaacctttttaaattgtagaccgaaaagaaagtctacatgtacaaaatcacaacttttattcaactatagaaagcaacccgtaaaatggtcaattgcaaaaaccaacccaaagagtagacctatttgacagtctacgtctgtaaactgaaaagaacgtcCACATCTTCAGAGACTGAATATTAAGTTTGCatagaaaaatttataaaaatgtgaatttgtgtattattcattaaattttttctagattttttgtttgacagtgtgtgttagttaatcctaatgggtttgagtgattttgaaaagaatttttttttataattatgaaggtataattcatttgatttgacaatgttgttagctaataattgtagacgtatttgtaagtcttcgtttatagttttgctagtaaggctgagcttgtttcaaagctgaagtcggtgactgtggaatataaatttacattctcagcatataagacaacgaaaactctgtatgtggctaagtgtcgtgttcaaggatgtggttgaaaacttagagcgagtgtgaagcatgggccaaagacattttagatgacaaaatattcgaaaaggatgaagaatcggaaaggttgaagaatgttcATTATGCATGATGGCAgtacacatggtaaacttcttgaaatgacacaagaaaattatgatctggacaacaaaattgagaagatggtgctaacctatttcttaccaaacatcatttaaaacaaatgactccgAATAGGAAAATACTCATCTTATGCATGTCacgaataatcgacaagtacggaacttgatcgaattatctaagacacactttgtacgcctttgtgtatcaagcctgcgccaaatacactaaaaatttttggattgactatatgttagataataagtgtagacgtttttgtaaatctacaaatgttgactgcagttgaagtctacgtcgtaaattctattaaaagtgtatttgtgtattattcatcatattttttcatgatttagttattttacagtgtatgttagtaaaattttaatggtcttggatgaatttcacaatttaatgtgttataattatacacttgatacttattgcaaattgttttgattagtgttatttttgaaaatttttgggaaaattttgtatagattttcttcttctcacatgtgtgttagttattattttagcttatggtggttttacttgtttggttggttagatcttgtgaaaaaattgatatctaacaaaaaattaataatatcatacaagtgaaaacaactaaaaatgaatacaatgtttatagattatgcattaaaaaattatttaaaaattaatattttattatgaaagttattacagagcaatatattaaaaagtattcttgagtatgtttgatttttcataatcttgatgcttcaaataaagtcttggaaaaagtacctgcaaaataaaatagagttatgagaaaaacataagataaaaaataaaatcatattttagtagactttttattaagtctacgtaaagttattgtttagtagactttagttgaagtctacactaatggaaaattttcatatctaaaagtgtgtatttagaaaatttgaaaatactttgttctagaaaatatttcaaaaatggttttttgtcatccttgtaacaaatcaaaaagataatgtatgaatctataaatttagttcattattaacacaaaatatcttataatgaatatatggaaatcttacatttttgggaagatgatttgaaaacattggaagagaatacctgcaaaataaaataaaattatgaaaaataagataaaaactaaaatcatatttgagtaaacttctaatgaaatatgcttaaaagtcaaggatagtagacttcatttgaagtctaccagccgtaagttttaagtagatttcaaatga is part of the Brassica rapa cultivar Chiifu-401-42 chromosome A09, CAAS_Brap_v3.01, whole genome shotgun sequence genome and harbors:
- the LOC103843210 gene encoding stigma-specific STIG1-like protein 1, giving the protein MNTFKISYFVVVLIMVMAIAITLSEPLRVEANHRNRYGQLIAATRGKKGGNRTSAMTCDKSPKVCRLKGSPGRDCCRKRCVNLRTNKLNCGRCGKSCQYSEICCNGYCVNPMFDKRHCGGCFKKCNKGRSCAYGMCSYA